In one window of Bizionia sp. M204 DNA:
- the hemC gene encoding hydroxymethylbilane synthase codes for MSKTIRIGTRDSELALWQAKTVQSIIEQLGHKTVIVPVKSTGDLVLNKPIYELGITGVFTKTLDIAMLNDDIDIAVHSFKDVPTLLPAGIVQAAVIKRGNVRDTLVFKDNEEFLSQKDAVIATGSLRRRAQWLNRYPTHTVEDIRGNVNLRLQKLEDNEQWNAAIFAAAGLGRIDKRPENAINLNWMIPAPAQGAIMVTALEEDEEIRAICAEINHEETEICTTIERKFLNLLEGGCSAPIGALAFIKDEEINFTGVLLSPDGSKKIEVTRNEKLGEHHNLAQFCAEYVIERGGKRLMDDIKNSDRKINIYSTKRLTEDQRLLFHNDVVADSSDFAKINLNRIHPSILKKEIENVIITSKNGVESLTTNYSAAELQFKNIYCVGRRTKRMIEKRIGPVKFAANYAQDLAEHLVEFMEGTEVTYFCSNLHLDTIPTILAENNITVKEVEAYETKYDGKVIADSVEGVMFYSPSTVESYIQKNKAKGVAFCIGTTTADEAKKYFKDVRIAKVPTVESVVELVNEFYI; via the coding sequence ATGTCTAAAACAATACGCATTGGCACACGTGATAGTGAACTAGCACTATGGCAAGCCAAAACAGTCCAAAGCATCATAGAGCAACTTGGACATAAAACTGTAATTGTGCCTGTAAAATCTACAGGCGATTTAGTTTTAAACAAACCCATTTACGAGCTTGGAATTACAGGTGTTTTCACAAAAACACTAGATATTGCCATGTTAAATGATGACATTGATATTGCAGTACATTCCTTTAAAGATGTACCAACCTTATTGCCAGCTGGCATTGTTCAGGCAGCCGTAATTAAAAGAGGAAATGTTAGAGACACGTTGGTATTTAAAGATAACGAAGAATTCTTATCACAGAAAGATGCCGTAATTGCCACTGGTAGTTTACGCAGACGTGCACAATGGCTAAACCGCTATCCAACACATACTGTTGAAGATATTCGTGGAAATGTAAACTTACGTCTACAAAAATTAGAAGATAACGAACAATGGAATGCCGCTATTTTTGCCGCTGCTGGATTGGGACGTATTGATAAAAGACCCGAAAATGCCATTAACCTAAATTGGATGATTCCGGCTCCTGCTCAAGGTGCTATTATGGTTACGGCTTTAGAGGAAGATGAAGAAATTCGCGCCATCTGTGCCGAAATAAATCATGAAGAAACCGAAATTTGTACAACCATAGAACGCAAATTTTTAAACCTATTAGAAGGTGGTTGTTCTGCTCCTATTGGTGCATTAGCTTTTATTAAAGACGAAGAAATAAACTTTACAGGTGTTTTATTAAGTCCTGATGGAAGTAAAAAAATTGAAGTTACTAGAAACGAGAAATTAGGTGAGCACCATAATTTAGCACAATTTTGTGCCGAGTATGTTATTGAACGTGGCGGAAAACGCCTCATGGATGATATAAAAAATTCAGATAGAAAAATAAATATTTATTCAACCAAAAGATTAACGGAAGACCAACGATTATTATTTCATAATGATGTGGTTGCCGATAGTAGTGATTTTGCTAAAATCAACTTAAATCGTATTCACCCAAGTATTTTAAAGAAAGAGATTGAAAACGTAATCATTACTAGTAAAAACGGCGTTGAATCTTTAACCACAAATTATTCTGCTGCCGAATTACAGTTTAAAAATATTTACTGTGTAGGTCGTCGTACCAAGCGTATGATTGAAAAACGCATCGGTCCCGTTAAGTTTGCTGCTAATTACGCACAAGATTTAGCAGAACATTTGGTTGAATTTATGGAGGGTACAGAAGTTACTTATTTCTGTAGTAACTTACATTTAGACACCATACCAACTATTTTGGCCGAGAATAATATAACTGTTAAAGAGGTAGAGGCTTACGAAACAAAATACGATGGAAAAGTTATAGCCGATTCGGTTGAAGGTGTTATGTTTTACAGCCCATCAACGGTTGAAAGTTATATACAAAAAAACAAAGCCAAAGGTGTTGCATTTTGCATTGGTACGACCACAGCAGACGAAGCCAAGAAATATTTTAAAGATGTGCGTATAGCAAAAGTACCAACGGTTGAAAGTGTGGTAGAATTGGTTAATGAATTCTATATTTAA
- the hemE gene encoding uroporphyrinogen decarboxylase — MIKNDLFLRALKGETVERPPVWMMRQAGRYLPEFMEIKAKYDFFTRCQTPELASEITVQPIRRYGMDAAILFSDILVIPQAMNIEVQMKPNFGPYLPNPIRTQKDVDNVIVPDVTVALDYVYQAIKATKEKLNDEVPLIGFAGSPWTILCYCVQGQGSKNFDKAKEFCFTNPVAAHQLLQKITDTTIAYLKEKVKAGVNAVQVFDSWGGMLSPVDYQEFSWQYIQQIIDALKDETPVIAFGKGCWFALDTMAKSGASALGVDWTCSPKHARYLTGGNITLQGNFDPTRLFSPPTEIKKMVHQMINEFGKDKYIVNLGHGILPNIPLDHAKAFIDAVKEYRA; from the coding sequence ATGATTAAGAACGATTTATTTTTAAGAGCATTAAAAGGTGAAACCGTAGAGCGTCCTCCAGTTTGGATGATGCGTCAAGCAGGGCGTTATTTACCAGAATTCATGGAAATAAAAGCCAAATATGATTTCTTTACGCGTTGTCAAACCCCAGAGTTAGCAAGTGAAATTACGGTTCAACCTATCCGCAGGTACGGCATGGATGCAGCCATTTTATTTAGTGATATTTTAGTGATTCCGCAGGCTATGAATATTGAGGTTCAAATGAAACCTAATTTCGGGCCTTACTTACCCAATCCTATTCGCACGCAAAAAGACGTGGACAACGTTATTGTTCCGGATGTAACGGTTGCTTTGGATTATGTATATCAAGCTATTAAAGCTACCAAAGAAAAGTTAAACGATGAAGTGCCATTAATAGGTTTTGCAGGTTCACCATGGACTATTTTATGCTACTGTGTACAAGGGCAAGGCAGTAAAAACTTTGATAAAGCAAAGGAATTTTGTTTTACAAATCCCGTTGCTGCACACCAATTATTACAAAAAATTACAGATACAACTATTGCTTATTTAAAAGAAAAAGTTAAGGCTGGTGTAAATGCCGTTCAAGTATTCGATTCTTGGGGTGGCATGTTATCACCTGTTGATTATCAAGAATTTTCTTGGCAATATATCCAACAAATTATTGATGCTTTAAAAGATGAAACGCCTGTAATTGCTTTTGGTAAAGGCTGCTGGTTTGCCTTAGATACTATGGCAAAATCTGGTGCATCAGCTTTAGGCGTTGACTGGACATGCTCACCAAAACATGCCCGTTATTTAACTGGTGGGAACATTACTTTACAAGGTAATTTTGATCCAACGCGTTTGTTTTCGCCACCAACGGAAATTAAAAAAATGGTTCATCAAATGATTAATGAGTTTGGAAAAGATAAATATATCGTAAATTTAGGTCACGGTATTTTACCTAATATTCCTTTGGATCATGCCAAAGCGTTTATTGATGCTGTAAAAGAGTATCGTGCCTAA
- a CDS encoding GNAT family N-acetyltransferase has protein sequence MKLKTESFSLEVLKPQDAQSLSRLMISNGKRFQQYLPKTLSENLSEADSKNYIQRKTKQIKNKTEFTFAIKDIDSDDVAGLIILKNIDYQLKQGEFSYCLGQKYSGRGWMTRSIKAAKNFAFNELKLKSLQIIIHKSNLASIQIAERNGFTWIKTLDNEYVSGKSVLDMELYELQYEK, from the coding sequence ATGAAGTTAAAAACAGAATCCTTTTCATTGGAAGTCTTAAAACCACAAGATGCGCAAAGCTTAAGTCGGTTAATGATTTCCAATGGAAAACGATTTCAACAATATCTGCCTAAAACCTTATCTGAAAATTTATCTGAAGCAGATTCTAAAAATTATATACAGAGAAAAACAAAGCAAATAAAAAATAAAACGGAGTTCACTTTTGCCATTAAGGATATTGATTCTGATGATGTTGCGGGTTTAATTATATTAAAAAATATAGACTATCAATTAAAACAAGGCGAATTTTCCTATTGTTTAGGTCAGAAATATTCTGGACGAGGCTGGATGACACGAAGTATAAAAGCTGCAAAAAACTTTGCTTTTAATGAACTAAAACTAAAATCCTTACAGATAATCATCCATAAATCCAATCTGGCCAGCATTCAGATTGCCGAAAGAAATGGCTTTACTTGGATAAAAACCTTGGACAATGAATATGTTTCGGGTAAATCGGTTTTAGATATGGAACTATACGAATTACAGTATGAAAAATAA
- the hemF gene encoding oxygen-dependent coproporphyrinogen oxidase: protein MKNKFYQYIQTLQDTITAKLEAVDGKATFQEDIWKRPEGGGGRTRVIENGAVFEKGGVNISAVHGKLPDSMQTYFGVEDADFFACGLSLVLHPKNPMLPTVHANWRYFEMYDKDGNIVDQWFGGGQDLTPYYLFEEDAIHFHQTCKTACDKHDPEFYPKYKARCDEYFYNTHRNEGRGLGGLFFDYCKATETMSMENWYNFVTEVGDSFLEAYVPIVEKRKNLPFTSEQRTWQEIRRGRYVEFNLVHDKGTLFGLKTNGRIESILMSLPPHVQWVYDHHPEAGSAEEKLLDVLQNPKSWV from the coding sequence ATGAAAAATAAATTCTACCAATACATTCAAACATTACAGGATACCATTACAGCTAAATTAGAAGCGGTGGATGGTAAAGCTACATTTCAAGAAGATATTTGGAAACGACCAGAAGGTGGTGGTGGACGAACACGTGTTATTGAAAATGGTGCTGTTTTTGAGAAAGGTGGTGTGAATATTTCTGCTGTTCATGGCAAATTACCAGACTCCATGCAAACCTATTTTGGCGTGGAAGATGCTGATTTTTTTGCCTGCGGATTAAGCTTGGTTTTGCATCCAAAAAATCCAATGCTTCCAACCGTTCACGCTAATTGGCGCTATTTTGAAATGTATGATAAAGATGGAAATATTGTAGATCAATGGTTTGGTGGTGGACAAGATTTAACACCCTATTATTTATTTGAAGAGGATGCAATACACTTTCACCAAACCTGTAAAACGGCATGCGATAAACATGATCCGGAGTTTTACCCAAAATATAAAGCCCGATGTGATGAATATTTCTATAATACACATAGAAATGAAGGTCGCGGTTTAGGTGGTTTATTTTTCGATTATTGCAAAGCTACCGAAACCATGAGCATGGAAAACTGGTATAATTTTGTAACCGAAGTTGGCGATAGCTTTTTAGAAGCTTACGTGCCTATTGTAGAAAAAAGAAAAAACCTACCCTTTACATCAGAACAACGCACCTGGCAAGAAATTCGTCGTGGTCGTTATGTAGAATTTAATTTGGTTCATGATAAAGGCACCCTTTTCGGACTGAAAACAAATGGTAGAATAGAAAGTATTTTAATGAGTCTGCCACCTCATGTTCAATGGGTTTATGATCATCATCCAGAAGCTGGTAGTGCCGAGGAAAAGCTCCTTGACGTTTTACAAAATCCAAAATCATGGGTTTAA
- a CDS encoding DUF4421 domain-containing protein — protein sequence MGLKRAIIILFIAFTTSPLFAQDSIPEIIYLKQTEYKELFPNRITARLFYVNTSNSLELKDRNSDLFFKLHPNKQNRIGASISFRSLTISYSFAPDFLSENKDNDDSKLFNLNLRQYFGKHWMQTLDVFSEKGFYLSDGSNSAYFPKFKNFKIGGSTSYIWNENFSFRAIVSQDEKQLKSVGSFIPRFVYYYSKFSLKTEDNFLDSDYYTFDIAFAPSYYYNFVPTKNLFISAGASVGMGLNYSTSDEESLFSLLTELNFRGAITYDINDFYLGADYSYLILNHNTDRETYVKDDIPFFQIFLGYRFKAPKKLVYKTEELNKKIKLKK from the coding sequence ATGGGTTTAAAACGTGCTATAATCATATTATTTATTGCTTTTACAACAAGCCCACTTTTTGCACAGGACAGCATTCCAGAAATTATTTACCTAAAACAAACAGAATACAAAGAACTATTTCCTAATAGAATTACAGCCCGCTTGTTTTATGTAAACACCTCCAATTCTTTAGAGCTTAAGGACAGAAATTCCGATTTGTTTTTCAAACTACATCCGAATAAACAAAATAGAATTGGTGCTTCTATATCGTTTAGATCGCTTACCATATCGTATTCGTTTGCTCCGGATTTCCTTTCAGAAAATAAGGATAATGACGACTCTAAACTCTTTAATTTAAATTTAAGACAATACTTTGGAAAACATTGGATGCAAACACTGGATGTGTTTTCAGAAAAAGGATTTTATCTGTCAGATGGCAGTAACTCGGCATATTTTCCAAAATTTAAAAACTTTAAAATAGGCGGAAGTACATCCTATATTTGGAACGAAAACTTCTCGTTTCGTGCTATTGTAAGCCAAGATGAAAAACAACTTAAAAGTGTTGGCAGTTTTATTCCTAGATTTGTTTATTATTACTCAAAATTCTCTTTAAAAACAGAAGATAATTTTCTTGATAGCGACTACTATACTTTTGATATTGCTTTTGCTCCTTCCTATTATTACAATTTTGTCCCTACAAAAAACCTATTTATTTCGGCTGGAGCTTCGGTTGGAATGGGGTTAAATTATTCCACGTCAGACGAGGAAAGTCTATTCTCATTATTAACGGAATTAAATTTTAGAGGCGCAATAACTTATGATATTAATGACTTTTATTTAGGTGCTGATTATAGTTACCTCATTTTAAATCACAATACAGACCGAGAAACCTATGTAAAGGATGATATCCCTTTTTTTCAAATCTTTTTAGGCTACCGGTTTAAAGCTCCTAAAAAATTGGTTTATAAAACGGAAGAATTAAATAAAAAAATAAAGCTAAAAAAATAA
- the hemB gene encoding porphobilinogen synthase: MYPLKRNRRLRSNEAIRSLVRETIITPNDFLVPLFIVEGKGVKEEIASMPNYFRYSLDLLENEVKELWNLGLKSVLLFVKVPDNLKDNKGTEALNPNGLMQRAIKTVKNICPDMLVMTDVAMDPYSSYGHDGVVKNGLILNDETVDILTDMSLSHAEAGANFVAPSDMMDGRILSIREAFENNGFYNTGIMSYSAKYASAFYGPFRDALDSAPVDMANVPKDKQSYQMDPANRFEAIRETEMDIDEGADMVMVKPGLCYLDIVREIKNTVDVPVAVYQVSGEYAMLKAAAEKGWLNHDAVMMEQVTAIKRAGADVIASYFAKDVVKLLNK, from the coding sequence ATGTATCCATTAAAAAGAAACAGACGTTTACGTAGCAATGAAGCTATTCGCTCGTTAGTTCGTGAAACTATAATAACGCCAAACGATTTTTTAGTACCACTTTTTATAGTTGAAGGTAAAGGCGTAAAAGAAGAAATAGCATCCATGCCAAATTATTTTCGCTATAGTTTAGACCTTTTGGAAAACGAAGTAAAAGAGCTTTGGAATCTAGGTTTGAAATCGGTTTTGCTGTTTGTAAAAGTACCTGATAATTTAAAAGATAATAAAGGAACGGAAGCTTTAAATCCAAACGGTTTAATGCAACGTGCCATTAAAACGGTTAAGAATATTTGTCCAGATATGCTGGTTATGACTGATGTGGCTATGGATCCATATTCCTCTTATGGTCATGATGGTGTTGTAAAAAACGGCCTAATTTTAAACGACGAGACTGTTGATATATTAACAGATATGAGTCTGTCTCATGCTGAAGCTGGCGCCAATTTTGTAGCACCAAGTGATATGATGGATGGTCGTATTTTAAGCATTCGTGAAGCTTTTGAAAATAACGGTTTTTACAATACAGGAATTATGAGTTATTCAGCTAAATACGCATCGGCTTTTTATGGCCCGTTTCGTGATGCTTTGGATTCTGCACCTGTAGATATGGCAAATGTCCCAAAAGACAAACAAAGCTACCAAATGGATCCAGCAAACCGTTTTGAAGCCATCCGAGAAACCGAAATGGATATTGACGAAGGCGCTGATATGGTTATGGTAAAACCGGGTTTATGCTATTTGGATATTGTTCGTGAAATTAAAAATACGGTTGATGTTCCTGTTGCTGTTTATCAAGTTTCTGGCGAATATGCCATGCTTAAAGCAGCTGCCGAAAAAGGCTGGTTAAATCATGATGCCGTTATGATGGAACAAGTAACAGCCATTAAACGTGCTGGAGCAGATGTAATTGCTTCCTACTTTGCCAAGGATGTGGTAAAATTATTAAACAAATAA
- a CDS encoding sensor histidine kinase KdpD, which yields MKTYHQLSQVSFLKKYSYKFLFVAFLGIHIPLLGIIMYALFATTISTTTFILITLGLTLGATALTLKVLDALLDPIIKGKNALNAFVQDKTVPDLPTNYTDEVGEMLRNIQFTIERLDEVDQEKQDLIELISHDLRTPVLQTLGIIDFLKEDGDDPQKRQEYITLLNEVATKQVKFLEDMLKILKAKHLEISSKNFEMLSASEIINAIIHTYKKSIEAKQLVIGINLPAQLSIRGHANGITQVFENLVNNAIKFSQKNGEIRISGEETKNEVKIIIKDYGIGFNDRAKSTLFKKFVPGHLGTSGEPTTGLGLYLTKKIVEKHGGTLELYSAGKGTGAQFVVSIPK from the coding sequence ATGAAAACTTATCACCAACTTTCGCAAGTATCTTTTCTTAAAAAATATTCGTATAAATTTCTCTTTGTTGCTTTTTTAGGAATCCACATACCATTATTAGGTATCATTATGTATGCGCTTTTTGCTACAACAATTTCTACGACTACGTTTATACTTATTACGTTAGGCTTAACGTTGGGAGCAACGGCGTTAACTTTAAAAGTTTTAGATGCATTATTAGACCCCATTATAAAAGGTAAAAATGCACTTAATGCTTTTGTTCAGGACAAAACAGTGCCAGATTTACCTACCAATTATACAGATGAGGTAGGGGAAATGTTAAGAAACATTCAATTTACTATTGAGCGTTTGGATGAGGTAGATCAAGAAAAACAAGACTTAATTGAACTCATTTCGCACGATTTACGGACACCTGTTTTACAAACGTTAGGTATAATTGATTTTTTAAAAGAAGATGGTGATGATCCTCAAAAACGGCAAGAGTATATTACGCTATTAAACGAGGTTGCTACTAAACAAGTGAAATTTTTAGAAGATATGCTTAAAATTTTGAAGGCAAAACATCTTGAAATATCATCTAAAAACTTTGAAATGCTATCGGCTTCTGAAATTATTAATGCCATTATTCACACCTATAAAAAATCTATTGAAGCCAAACAGTTGGTTATTGGTATCAACTTACCCGCTCAATTATCCATACGTGGACATGCCAATGGGATAACACAGGTTTTTGAAAATTTAGTAAATAATGCTATTAAGTTTTCGCAAAAAAACGGTGAAATTCGTATTTCAGGTGAAGAAACCAAAAATGAGGTGAAAATTATAATAAAAGATTATGGAATTGGTTTTAACGATCGCGCAAAAAGCACTTTATTCAAAAAATTTGTGCCCGGTCATTTAGGAACTAGTGGCGAACCAACAACAGGATTGGGACTTTATTTAACTAAAAAGATAGTAGAGAAACACGGTGGAACGCTTGAGCTTTATAGTGCAGGAAAAGGTACAGGTGCGCAATTTGTGGTATCCATTCCTAAATAA
- a CDS encoding CNNM domain-containing protein, with amino-acid sequence MTTLILWATVSIFFSFLCSILEAVLLSITPTFITVKKQEGKDYALKLEALKKDVDQPLIAILTLNTIAHTLGAMMVGIEAEKLPFKIEVFGINTVGIVSAIMTLLILVVSEIIPKTIGASYWKSLAGFTATTLNILMFPLKYSGILWLLRLTTKLIGGSPHGSVLSREDFHAMTNLAEEEGVFHESESKVIKNMLTFKEVLAKDVMTPRTVMSLENENQTIEDFFKKNANTKFSRIPVYTKKSDNITGLVLKDEVFKEMAFGNGDKLLSAIKRPIIIINRNLPIPRLFEQLVESKNHLALVVDEYGSVSGLVTMEDVIETLLGLEIMDESDDVPDLQVLARRGWEARAKRLGLIDNEKPTD; translated from the coding sequence ATGACCACACTCATTCTTTGGGCTACAGTATCTATTTTCTTTTCATTTTTATGCTCCATTTTGGAAGCTGTATTATTAAGTATCACACCTACGTTTATTACCGTTAAAAAACAAGAAGGCAAGGATTATGCGCTCAAGTTGGAAGCGTTAAAAAAAGATGTTGATCAACCACTTATTGCCATTTTAACCTTAAACACCATTGCGCACACTTTAGGCGCCATGATGGTTGGTATTGAAGCTGAAAAATTACCATTTAAAATTGAAGTTTTTGGTATAAATACCGTTGGTATCGTCTCGGCAATAATGACCTTGCTTATTTTAGTCGTTTCTGAAATTATACCTAAAACTATTGGAGCATCCTATTGGAAATCATTGGCTGGGTTTACAGCAACAACTCTTAACATTTTAATGTTTCCTTTAAAGTATTCAGGAATTTTATGGCTTCTACGCCTTACAACCAAACTGATTGGTGGCAGTCCACATGGTAGCGTATTAAGCCGCGAAGATTTCCATGCTATGACCAATTTAGCAGAAGAAGAAGGTGTTTTTCATGAATCTGAAAGTAAGGTTATAAAAAACATGCTCACATTTAAAGAGGTTTTAGCCAAAGACGTCATGACACCTAGAACGGTGATGTCTTTAGAAAATGAAAATCAAACCATCGAAGATTTTTTTAAGAAAAATGCCAACACCAAATTTTCGCGAATTCCTGTTTATACAAAGAAGTCAGATAATATAACAGGACTCGTTTTAAAAGATGAAGTTTTTAAGGAAATGGCTTTTGGAAATGGTGACAAGCTACTTTCAGCTATTAAAAGACCAATTATTATTATAAATCGCAACCTTCCTATTCCCCGCTTATTCGAACAGTTGGTAGAAAGTAAAAACCACTTGGCTTTAGTGGTAGATGAATATGGCTCTGTAAGTGGTTTAGTTACAATGGAGGATGTTATTGAAACTCTTCTAGGTTTAGAAATTATGGACGAAAGTGATGACGTTCCAGATTTACAAGTTTTAGCTAGACGTGGATGGGAAGCGCGCGCTAAACGACTCGGTTTAATTGATAACGAAAAGCCAACCGATTAA
- a CDS encoding methylated-DNA--[protein]-cysteine S-methyltransferase, with translation MEQERCIIKSPLGFTQITGDTDGISAITVLNSEEKLTDIIPEPLQDCVYQLNEYFEGKRKQFDLILNAEGTIFQKSVWDALRKIPYGKSVSYLELSKKLGDIKAIRAVANANGKNPLWIVVPCHRVIGSDGSLTGYAGGLHRKKWLLEHESPYKQQALF, from the coding sequence ATGGAACAAGAGCGTTGCATTATAAAATCACCACTTGGGTTCACCCAAATTACAGGAGATACAGATGGTATTTCGGCTATAACCGTTTTAAATTCCGAAGAAAAACTAACGGATATTATTCCGGAACCTCTTCAAGATTGCGTCTATCAGCTTAATGAATATTTTGAAGGAAAACGTAAGCAATTCGATTTAATATTAAATGCAGAAGGCACCATTTTTCAAAAAAGCGTTTGGGATGCTTTGCGTAAAATCCCCTATGGTAAATCGGTGTCGTATTTGGAACTTTCTAAAAAACTAGGAGACATAAAAGCCATTCGTGCTGTAGCAAATGCCAATGGTAAAAACCCACTTTGGATTGTAGTTCCATGCCATCGGGTAATTGGTTCAGATGGGAGTTTAACAGGTTATGCTGGTGGTCTGCACCGAAAAAAATGGCTGTTAGAGCACGAAAGCCCTTATAAACAACAAGCCTTGTTTTAA
- a CDS encoding serine hydrolase, with protein sequence MKFLKSILKWILIVFVLLIATLYITDTDYLIKAVRTIYLKGYSTAYLEDYKEFDNQVVENGTPQPWPNHQDYNSVKETEALNKINNENGTIAYVIIKNDSIWFENYYDGFDESSKSNSFSMAKSYVSAMLGKALMQGHIKSLNQPVSDFLPEFTEGLAAKLTVGDLSSMASGTDWDEAYYSPLSITTRAYFDDDLDKVINGLKVVKEPGQSYTYSSGDTQMLAMVIERATGKKLNDYLTESFWKPLGSENATLWQVDSDDHDMVKAYCCIASNAKDFARLGKLYKDHGKWQGKQLLDSAFVAKSIKPRFPASPEYGYGWWLKNIDDKEFFMMRGHLGQYVIVEPNDNVIIVRLGHSKGPGDALATFTPDIFTYIEEAYNMLNKK encoded by the coding sequence ATGAAATTCCTAAAATCGATCTTGAAATGGATCCTAATTGTTTTTGTTCTACTCATTGCAACCTTGTATATAACCGATACCGATTACCTTATAAAAGCCGTTAGAACTATTTATTTAAAGGGTTATTCCACAGCATATTTAGAAGATTATAAAGAATTTGATAATCAAGTTGTGGAAAATGGCACACCACAACCATGGCCAAATCATCAAGATTATAATAGCGTAAAAGAAACTGAAGCCTTAAATAAAATTAATAATGAAAACGGCACCATTGCTTACGTAATCATTAAAAATGATAGTATTTGGTTCGAAAATTATTACGATGGTTTTGATGAAAGTTCCAAATCCAACTCATTTTCCATGGCCAAAAGTTATGTATCCGCTATGTTAGGAAAAGCACTCATGCAAGGCCATATTAAGAGTTTGAATCAACCTGTTAGTGATTTCCTTCCTGAATTCACAGAAGGTTTAGCCGCCAAATTAACGGTTGGCGATTTATCATCTATGGCATCAGGAACCGATTGGGACGAAGCCTATTATTCGCCTTTATCTATCACTACACGTGCCTATTTTGATGATGATTTAGATAAGGTGATTAACGGTTTAAAAGTCGTGAAAGAACCAGGACAATCTTACACCTATTCAAGTGGTGACACCCAAATGCTAGCTATGGTTATTGAACGTGCAACTGGCAAAAAACTAAATGATTATTTAACCGAATCGTTTTGGAAACCATTAGGTTCAGAAAACGCAACACTTTGGCAAGTAGACAGCGACGATCATGACATGGTAAAAGCATATTGTTGTATTGCTAGTAATGCGAAAGATTTTGCACGTTTAGGCAAACTCTATAAAGATCATGGAAAATGGCAAGGCAAGCAACTTTTAGATTCGGCCTTTGTTGCTAAATCTATTAAACCACGTTTTCCTGCTAGTCCAGAATACGGCTATGGTTGGTGGTTAAAAAATATTGATGATAAGGAATTTTTTATGATGCGTGGCCACTTGGGTCAGTACGTTATTGTGGAACCAAATGACAACGTAATTATTGTAAGATTAGGGCATTCTAAAGGACCAGGAGACGCACTGGCAACGTTTACGCCCGATATTTTTACGTATATTGAAGAGGCTTACAACATGCTTAATAAAAAATAA
- a CDS encoding 3'-5' exonuclease, with protein MISKLNLENILFLDIETVPETRHFSDLDETKQMLWDAKSKYQRKDEFTAEEFYDRAGIWAEFGKIVCISVGYFKMEGDVRTFRVTSFYGEEIKILKDFKNLLISHFSENKHLLCAHNGKEFDFPYIARRMIIHNIELPYKLNLFGKKPWEVPHLDTLELWKFGDYKTYTSLKLLTNVLGIPSPKDDIDGSEVYRVFYEENDIDRIIIYCEKDTIAVAQIFLRLRGDELLHDNEIIHI; from the coding sequence ATGATTTCTAAACTAAATCTCGAAAACATTCTATTCCTGGATATTGAAACCGTTCCAGAAACGAGGCATTTTTCAGATTTAGATGAAACCAAACAAATGCTTTGGGACGCCAAATCCAAATACCAACGTAAAGACGAATTTACTGCTGAAGAATTTTATGATCGTGCTGGAATTTGGGCTGAATTTGGAAAAATAGTCTGTATTTCGGTGGGATATTTTAAAATGGAAGGCGATGTTCGCACCTTTCGGGTAACGTCCTTTTATGGTGAGGAAATCAAGATTCTAAAAGACTTCAAAAATTTATTAATTTCGCATTTCAGTGAAAATAAACACTTGCTTTGTGCACATAATGGTAAGGAATTTGATTTTCCATACATAGCACGACGCATGATTATTCATAATATAGAATTGCCTTATAAACTTAATTTATTTGGGAAGAAACCCTGGGAAGTTCCACATTTGGATACGCTAGAATTGTGGAAATTTGGTGATTATAAAACCTATACCTCTTTAAAATTATTGACTAATGTGTTGGGGATTCCTTCGCCCAAAGATGATATAGATGGCAGTGAAGTCTACCGAGTTTTTTACGAAGAAAACGATATCGATCGGATTATAATATACTGCGAGAAAGATACCATTGCCGTAGCGCAAATTTTCTTACGCTTGCGAGGTGATGAACTCCTTCATGATAACGAGATTATTCATATTTAA